The DNA region GAAGTAAACGAGAAAAAAATACTCTCCTTTATTTCGAAAAATTCCTCGTCGCGAAAGAAAATCGGGGTCATGGTCCGTTCCGCCGATACCGGCAAGACGGTTTTTCGCTATAACAGCAAAGAGGAATTCATTCCCGCCTCTAATAACAAAATACTTTCCTCCATAGCGGCGCTTTCCCTGCTCGGAAAGGGTTTTCGGTTCAAAACGGAGTTTTATCTGGGTGGAGGAATACACTCGGGAGTCGGCCACGGCGGTCTTTACGTAAAAGGGTTCGGAGATCCCACTATAGACATCGAGAAGCTCAGAGAGATTGCAGGGCGGATTAAGGCCCTCGGGATAACAGGAATCGAGGGCGGGATTTACCTAGACGGTTCGTATTTTGACGACGTCCATTACGGAGAAGGCTGGGATCCTGAATGGCGCGGCAAAAGCTTCTGCCCGCCCGTAACGGCGATTTCGTTTAACTACAACTCGGCCAAGATAAAAATTTCCGCGTCCAGGGTGCAGGGAGTTCCCGCAACGGTGAGAACGGAACCCGCCGAGTTTCCCTTCCCGATCAAAAACAGGGTTTCCACCAGGCTGAAAAGATCGGGTGTGAGAGCACAGTACAACGAACGAAACGAACTCAGGCTCTCCGGATACGTCTCCTCCCGCAAAAAAGCCGAAACCCTGGAGATTTCGGTGCCAGACCCGTTTTTTTACTTCGGGGCTACACTCAAGCAAGTTCTCAAGAAGGAAGGAATTGAAGTAAGCGGACCCATAGAGCGCAGGAGAGTACCTCGATGGACCGGGAAAATATTCACCCATTACTCAGAACCTCTGGGCACCATTATCCATGAGTACAACAAAGAAAGCGTCAATATAATCGGAGAAAGCATAGTCAAAGTGATCGGGGCCAAGCATCTCAACACCCAGGGATCATGGAAATCCGGCACGTACGTAATTGAAAATCATCTGAGGAGAATTGGTCTTAACGGAAACTTCTCCGTGGCCGACGGTTCCGGTCTTTCGAGGCTAAACAGGGTGTCCCCCGAGGATATAACCGAGGCGCTCCATGTGGCCTACGGCGATCCGGACATTTCAGAGGAGTTCGTTGCGTCCCTTCCGATCGCCGGAGTTGACGGAACTCTCAAAAAAAGATTTCGCGCCCTCAAGGGCAGAATCTATGCGAAAACCGGATATCTTGAAGGAGCCAGATCTCTATCCGGCTACGCATTCGCAAAAAACGGGCGGGTTTATGTTTTTTCCATCATATCAAACGGCATGGGAACAAGGGTAAAAAAACTTCAGAACCTGCTTCTTAGGGAACTTGTCTACTGATTTATCGCGTGGAAGCTGTCGGTCAATCTCGCGAATTCCTCAACCGAAAGGGATTCCGCCCTTCTTCGCTGATCGATACTCGAGTCTGAAAGTGCCTGCTCAACGGTCTCCCTCTCAAAGAAGTTGCTGAGAGAATTCCTTATGGTCTTTCTCCGCGAGGAAAACGCACATCTGGTAACGGTCCTGAAGGTCTTCTCGCTCGATACAGAAAACACAGGCTCCTTAAGCGGATCGAGCACCACCACCGCCGAATCCACCTCGGGAACCGGATAGAACACGCGCCGGGAAACTTTGAAGGCGATCTCTACGTTGAAACAGCTCTGGAGAAGTACCGAGAGGGAACCGTAGCTCTTCCGTCCCTTTGCAGAGGATATCCTCTGCGCCACTTCCTTTTGCAGCATCACTACTATTTTTGAGAAAAGTTCTCTTTCATCGAAAAGCTTAATTAGAACCTGAGTGGATATGTTATAGGGAAGATTGGATACAAGTTTCGTCTTTTTTCCGTCGGAAAAACGACTGAAATCGATTTTAAGGACATCTTCGTAAACAAATCTGATGTTTGCAGATTCCCCGAATCTCTCGTCAAGAAAGGTCTTCAGCCTCTTGTCTTTCTCAATTGCCGTGATTCTGCCAGCACCGTGTGCGAGATGCTCCGTGAGGCTCCCCTTTCCGGGTCCGATTTCAATCACATGATCTTCTTTGTGGAGCTTTGCGGTGGCG from Candidatus Dadabacteria bacterium includes:
- the rsmA gene encoding 16S rRNA (adenine(1518)-N(6)/adenine(1519)-N(6))-dimethyltransferase RsmA, producing MKGEQIFRQTKRLGQNFLNDPNILRKICATAKLHKEDHVIEIGPGKGSLTEHLAHGAGRITAIEKDKRLKTFLDERFGESANIRFVYEDVLKIDFSRFSDGKKTKLVSNLPYNISTQVLIKLFDERELFSKIVVMLQKEVAQRISSAKGRKSYGSLSVLLQSCFNVEIAFKVSRRVFYPVPEVDSAVVVLDPLKEPVFSVSSEKTFRTVTRCAFSSRRKTIRNSLSNFFERETVEQALSDSSIDQRRRAESLSVEEFARLTDSFHAINQ
- the dacB gene encoding D-alanyl-D-alanine carboxypeptidase/D-alanyl-D-alanine-endopeptidase → MDSRIKTLILHTLVLLFVFLPAAPSHAEVNEKKILSFISKNSSSRKKIGVMVRSADTGKTVFRYNSKEEFIPASNNKILSSIAALSLLGKGFRFKTEFYLGGGIHSGVGHGGLYVKGFGDPTIDIEKLREIAGRIKALGITGIEGGIYLDGSYFDDVHYGEGWDPEWRGKSFCPPVTAISFNYNSAKIKISASRVQGVPATVRTEPAEFPFPIKNRVSTRLKRSGVRAQYNERNELRLSGYVSSRKKAETLEISVPDPFFYFGATLKQVLKKEGIEVSGPIERRRVPRWTGKIFTHYSEPLGTIIHEYNKESVNIIGESIVKVIGAKHLNTQGSWKSGTYVIENHLRRIGLNGNFSVADGSGLSRLNRVSPEDITEALHVAYGDPDISEEFVASLPIAGVDGTLKKRFRALKGRIYAKTGYLEGARSLSGYAFAKNGRVYVFSIISNGMGTRVKKLQNLLLRELVY